In Desulfosporosinus youngiae DSM 17734, the genomic stretch TGGTGACATCGAAGGCCAGGGTTTCTTCATTGACGACAACGCCCTGATTAATACGGCGAATCATACCAATAATTTCATCATCAAACATCATTTTTTCCAGCGAAACCGTGTTATAGGTGTCAATGATGCCGGCACTATGCAGAATGAAATTGCCGCCGGCCATTTGAGCCATACTCAAGGTAAGCATCGATTCATAGGCCGCCTGGGCATCCGCACATTTGCTGTCGGAAAGAGCGCCGCTGATCCGGCAAGGAAGATTATAGAATTTGGCTAACTGACCATTGACAAGTGAAAATACCGCGTCTTCCGGAGTGCCAATCGCCAGAGAACCGTTGCTCATTTCGGCATTGGAAGACGATGCGGAATAAATAACAGGCGTTCCTTCACTGACCAGCTGAGCAAGAACGATACCTGCCAGAACTTCTGCGTTCTGGAGGGCTACAGTGCCGGCCACAGTGACAGGAGTCGTTGCCCCGGCGATACAGAGGGAATTCACTAACTGGGGCTGCCGGTATTCGGCATAGGCCATAATAGCCCCTGCCATTTTGTCATCGTAGCTCAGGGGGGTTAAGGTACAGGGAATGCCTACGGCAACGGGTTTTTCCTTGATTGCCTCCAAGCCGCCAAAAACAATGGCCGCCATTTCCAGGTTCCTTTTGGTCATCTCATAACCTAAAACAGTGGCCATCAAAGGTTTGTCACTGTGTTTCAATGTCTGATAAACCATCTCCAGGCTGCGCAGCTCCGCATCCACGTCCTGAGGCTCACAGGGAATGTGACTCATGATGTCGATATTGTCCATCTTGTGTTCCAGCTTGCAGATGTTAACAAAATCCTCCAGCTTAGCTAAACGCCGGCCCTTATCCATATCCATGACAAAGGGTGAACCATAAGGACCCACATAGGCTGTTTTCTCAGTATTAATCAGAACATTCTTTTCCGGATTCCTGGCGTAAAGAGTAAAGGAAGAGGGAGCTTTTTTTATTTCCCGTTCCACCATGGCTTTGGGAAAATAAACTTTTTGTCCGTCAACCTTGGCCCCTCCTTTGGCCAGGATTTCCCGGGCGGGGGCATAGCTGAAAATCACGCCTACTTCTTCCATGATCCGCAGGCTTGTCTCGTGAATTTGTTCAATTTCATTTTGAGACAAAATCTGATACCTTTGCATGACTGCAACCTCCTTAAATTGTTATGACTACAACCATTAATACACGCAATATTCATGCCATCAGAAAAATTGTGAATTATACTATGATTTCACGCCTAAGTCAAAATATTTTGACTACAACCGTTTATATTTCAACATTATTGTCTAAAATTGTATAGGTCTTTCTGTGTAGAGGAATTGTTAGAGAATAAATCCTCAGAAAAAAAACAAGCCCGCCAAAGAGGCAGGCTTATTTGTACAGGCAGTTTGTAATTAATCCAGGGATCTATCTTTGTATTTATGTTATATTATATTTTTTAATCCTATAAATAAGAGACTGACGATGCATTCCCAATTGTTTGGCGGTTTTAGAGACATTCCCTTTATTCTCCACTAAAGCTTGGATAATCTCTTCTTTTTCCTTCTCAAAAATTGTTGAAAATACACCGGTACTTTCCGGCTCAGGATGTTTGTTTTTATCAAGAGACTTTTTAAGAAGATACCCACCCGTGGCAAAATTATTTCCGGAAAGCAGGTAAGCGGGTAAATGCTTCATTTTGATTTTCAGATCGTCACCGCTAACTAAGTTCATGGCCGCTTCCAAACAATGCTTCAGCTGGCGGACATTGCCGGGCCAGGAGAAATCTAAAAAGAATTTTAAAACTTCGTCATCCGGACCAACGATGTGTTTTTGAAAGCTCTCATTATACAGCTTGATAAAATGTTTGGTTAATAAAAGAATATCGCTTTTGCGGCTGGCCAAACTGGGGATCATAATGTTCACCACGGCCAAACGATAAAAAAGGTCTTCCCGAATCTGCTCTTTACTGATGGCCTCCTCTGGAAAAACGTTGCTGCTGCTGATAATACGGACATTGATCTTGATTCGCTCTTTACTGCCAAGATGTTGAATTTCTTTTTCCTCCAAAACCCGCAGTAGTTTTGACTGGGAAAAGAGGGGCATGGAATTGATTTCGTCCAAAAACACGGTACCTCCTTCAGCCTCTTCAAAAAGGCCTTTCCGTTCCACTGCCCCGGTATAAATACCCTTAGAAGTACCAAAAAGAATGCTCTCCAGCAAAGTTTCCGGAATAGCTGCGCAATTTATTGCCAGAAACGGACCATCTTTCCGCTTGCTGTTGCGATGGATACAGCGCGCAAAGAGTTCTTTCCCGCTGCCCGTTTCCCCGACGAGAAGAACTGGGGAATCGCTTCTAGCCGCCCTTATTGCCATTTCCTTGCATTCCCTGAAAACAGGGTGCTCGCCGAGGAGACGGTCTGCGCCAACAATATCCTGGCGGGATTCCGCGAGATCATCCTCCTTTGGCGAGAAAACTTTCTTTTGCAGACTGATATTTTGTTCTATAACCTCCATCAACTGAGTCACATCTTTTTGGATAGTATAGGCACCCACTTTTTCCCCTTCGAAAAAGACAGGACGGGCATTACAAATCTGATAAACCTCCCGGCCA encodes the following:
- a CDS encoding trimethylamine--corrinoid methyltransferase, with product MQRYQILSQNEIEQIHETSLRIMEEVGVIFSYAPAREILAKGGAKVDGQKVYFPKAMVEREIKKAPSSFTLYARNPEKNVLINTEKTAYVGPYGSPFVMDMDKGRRLAKLEDFVNICKLEHKMDNIDIMSHIPCEPQDVDAELRSLEMVYQTLKHSDKPLMATVLGYEMTKRNLEMAAIVFGGLEAIKEKPVAVGIPCTLTPLSYDDKMAGAIMAYAEYRQPQLVNSLCIAGATTPVTVAGTVALQNAEVLAGIVLAQLVSEGTPVIYSASSSNAEMSNGSLAIGTPEDAVFSLVNGQLAKFYNLPCRISGALSDSKCADAQAAYESMLTLSMAQMAGGNFILHSAGIIDTYNTVSLEKMMFDDEIIGMIRRINQGVVVNEETLAFDVTKEVGPQGQFLTHVHTFTHFRKEFYRPILSDRNNPTQWQAEGSLTAEKRANARWKKLLAEYVEPVLDKDVDAALRKYKES
- a CDS encoding sigma-54 interaction domain-containing protein, which encodes METRFEEFMNQYPFFCDFLEIIGSAIYFCDVNGRMLYVNKVAERLDGYTNEELYGRTVKEAYGIDGETPMLMALTTEKPVVDKAYRYIVNGREVYQICNARPVFFEGEKVGAYTIQKDVTQLMEVIEQNISLQKKVFSPKEDDLAESRQDIVGADRLLGEHPVFRECKEMAIRAARSDSPVLLVGETGSGKELFARCIHRNSKRKDGPFLAINCAAIPETLLESILFGTSKGIYTGAVERKGLFEEAEGGTVFLDEINSMPLFSQSKLLRVLEEKEIQHLGSKERIKINVRIISSSNVFPEEAISKEQIREDLFYRLAVVNIMIPSLASRKSDILLLTKHFIKLYNESFQKHIVGPDDEVLKFFLDFSWPGNVRQLKHCLEAAMNLVSGDDLKIKMKHLPAYLLSGNNFATGGYLLKKSLDKNKHPEPESTGVFSTIFEKEKEEIIQALVENKGNVSKTAKQLGMHRQSLIYRIKKYNIT